A window of the Pyrodictium abyssi genome harbors these coding sequences:
- a CDS encoding ATP cone domain-containing protein: MCFWTPEITVVKRDGSKEPFMYEKVVVSCLKAGATLDAARRIATKVLARLISENRKEVTAKELTRWILELLREENEEWYRNWIVFDRAVKRRRTEEELKSPQ, encoded by the coding sequence TTGTGCTTCTGGACTCCAGAGATAACAGTTGTGAAAAGGGATGGTAGTAAGGAGCCCTTCATGTACGAGAAGGTCGTCGTGTCCTGTCTAAAAGCTGGCGCGACGCTGGATGCTGCCCGGAGAATCGCTACAAAGGTGCTTGCTAGGCTTATCTCTGAGAACCGGAAGGAGGTTACTGCAAAGGAACTCACCCGCTGGATACTAGAGCTGCTTCGCGAGGAGAATGAGGAGTGGTACCGTAACTGGATAGTCTTCGACAGAGCTGTCAAGAGGAGGAGGACCGAGGAGGAGCTAAAGTCTCCCCAGTAG
- a CDS encoding PIN domain-containing protein, with amino-acid sequence MDKLWTLIDVIEQLGITILQDYAEPRQLLEIMENYKLTPSDAVIASTCRHYGIDAILTFDEDFKRIPWLRTIP; translated from the coding sequence ATGGATAAGTTATGGACACTAATAGATGTCATAGAGCAGCTAGGGATAACCATACTACAGGACTACGCCGAGCCCAGACAACTACTAGAGATTATGGAGAACTACAAACTGACACCAAGCGACGCAGTAATAGCATCAACATGCAGGCACTACGGCATAGACGCTATCCTCACCTTCGACGAGGACTTCAAGAGAATACCCTGGCTAAGAACAATCCCGTAA
- a CDS encoding PIN domain-containing protein, with protein sequence MKFVDSNVLVYYIFESEYSDKAAQLLTQHRDLATSIRVIDEVMLCIHKEASTRASRTKEARQGKEAHYSTRARLCNG encoded by the coding sequence TTGAAGTTTGTTGACTCGAATGTGCTGGTCTACTATATCTTTGAAAGCGAGTACTCCGATAAAGCTGCGCAACTCCTCACGCAGCACAGAGACCTAGCAACCTCCATCCGTGTTATCGACGAGGTAATGTTATGTATCCATAAGGAGGCTAGCACTCGAGCGTCTAGGACTAAGGAGGCTAGACAGGGTAAAGAGGCACATTACAGTACACGGGCTAGACTTTGCAATGGATAA
- a CDS encoding antitoxin family protein — translation MALKTIRARYEGGVLKPLEPLQLQEGEEILIAIILTDEERRRIVERYKGFMGRASKKELDELLLEAELESF, via the coding sequence ATGGCTCTGAAAACTATACGTGCCCGCTATGAGGGGGGCGTACTTAAGCCACTAGAGCCCCTACAGCTACAGGAAGGGGAAGAGATACTAATAGCCATTATACTTACAGACGAGGAAAGAAGAAGGATAGTCGAGAGATACAAGGGATTCATGGGCAGGGCTTCGAAGAAGGAGCTCGACGAGCTGCTCCTTGAGGCGGAGCTTGAGAGCTTCTAG
- a CDS encoding PIN domain-containing protein, translated as MYPLFTCFEHLPTSIGIDTLIEYMTKYKLLPNDALIAATCRAYGIENIATFDEDFGRVPWLKTVKGT; from the coding sequence GTGTACCCCTTATTCACATGTTTCGAGCATTTACCGACTAGCATAGGTATCGATACTTTGATAGAGTATATGACGAAGTATAAATTACTACCAAATGATGCCTTGATAGCAGCTACATGCAGAGCCTACGGTATAGAGAATATAGCAACCTTTGATGAAGACTTTGGAAGAGTCCCCTGGCTAAAAACAGTGAAAGGAACATAA
- a CDS encoding antitoxin family protein: protein MSRVIRARYEKGVLKPLEKLDLREGEEIEIIIRRAPSHVFGVLLRRKPDLKPEDIDKVIEEIENEGVLLTLTSFSSILPVVWKLRNS, encoded by the coding sequence TTGTCTAGAGTTATCCGTGCGAGGTATGAGAAAGGGGTGCTAAAGCCTCTCGAGAAACTAGACCTCAGGGAGGGAGAAGAAATCGAGATCATTATCCGTAGAGCACCCTCTCACGTATTTGGCGTCCTTCTCCGCAGGAAACCTGACTTGAAGCCCGAGGACATCGACAAGGTTATCGAGGAGATTGAGAATGAGGGTGTTCTTTTGACTCTAACGTCTTTCTCAAGTATCTTGCCGGTAGTGTGGAAGCTAAGAAACTCATAG